One region of Chlamydia psittaci 6BC genomic DNA includes:
- a CDS encoding diphosphate--fructose-6-phosphate 1-phosphotransferase has product MHVNSNDLNDVVIPGTPPLPRELQKFPSLIPTNDLRFSPKFDADVAKLFPNTYDSPYLKFTSGTLDQPVRPLKVGVMLSGGPAPGGHNVIWGLLHSLKKIHPDSSLIGFLNNGQGILNNHTVEITEEFMESFKNSGGFNCIGTGRTNIITEENKARCLKTVQALDLDGLVIIGGDGSNTATAILAEYFSQHHPKTCVVGVPKTIDGDLQHLFLDLTFGFDSATKFYSSIISNISRDTLSCKAHYHVIKLMGRSASHIALECTLQTHPNITLIGEEIAEKNVPLNTIIHKVCSIIADRAAMGKYYGIILIPEGIIEFIPEINNLVKEIERIPEDADKFSSLSRESQKLLKSFPETIAKQLLNDRDAHGNVYVSKISVDKLLIHLVDNHLKKHFKNVPFNAISHFLGYEGRSCLPTKFDNTYSYALGYGAGVLTYNRCNGYLTVIESLINIVDKWRLRAMPIVKMFTTKKKSDGTIKPLIKKSLIDISSPAFIKFKLYRKIWALEDSYRFLGPLQIDTPPNSHSDHFPPLTLLLNHNEWQKRCSICMEIPDCDY; this is encoded by the coding sequence ATGCACGTGAACTCCAATGATCTCAACGACGTAGTTATCCCAGGTACTCCTCCCCTCCCGAGGGAACTACAAAAATTCCCCTCTTTGATTCCAACAAATGATTTACGATTTTCCCCTAAGTTTGATGCCGACGTTGCTAAGCTTTTCCCGAATACCTATGACAGTCCTTACCTAAAATTTACTTCAGGAACTCTTGACCAACCTGTTCGTCCATTAAAAGTAGGTGTGATGCTATCGGGAGGTCCTGCTCCCGGAGGTCATAATGTTATTTGGGGATTACTTCATAGCTTAAAGAAAATACATCCCGACAGCTCGCTCATTGGCTTTCTTAATAACGGCCAAGGGATTCTCAATAATCATACAGTAGAAATTACCGAAGAATTCATGGAGTCTTTCAAAAATTCCGGAGGATTCAACTGTATAGGCACAGGAAGAACAAACATCATCACTGAAGAAAATAAAGCCCGATGCTTAAAAACAGTACAAGCTTTAGACCTTGATGGTTTAGTAATTATTGGCGGTGATGGTTCGAATACAGCAACGGCTATCCTAGCAGAATACTTTTCTCAGCATCATCCTAAAACGTGCGTTGTAGGCGTCCCAAAAACTATTGATGGAGATCTTCAACATCTATTTTTAGACCTTACCTTTGGATTTGATTCAGCAACAAAATTTTATTCCTCCATTATTAGCAACATTTCTAGAGATACGCTATCTTGCAAAGCGCATTACCACGTGATCAAGCTTATGGGACGCTCTGCATCGCACATTGCTTTAGAATGCACTCTACAAACCCATCCAAATATCACTCTTATAGGAGAAGAAATCGCAGAAAAGAATGTGCCTCTAAATACGATAATCCATAAAGTCTGTTCGATCATTGCTGATAGAGCCGCTATGGGGAAATACTATGGGATTATTCTTATTCCTGAAGGCATTATCGAATTCATCCCTGAGATTAACAACCTTGTTAAAGAAATCGAAAGAATCCCTGAAGATGCGGATAAATTTTCTTCTCTATCCCGTGAATCTCAAAAATTACTAAAAAGCTTCCCAGAAACTATCGCTAAACAACTCCTTAATGATCGTGATGCTCACGGGAACGTCTATGTATCTAAAATCAGCGTGGACAAATTGCTTATCCACCTTGTAGATAACCACCTGAAGAAACATTTTAAAAATGTTCCGTTTAATGCGATTTCTCATTTTTTAGGTTATGAGGGAAGGTCGTGCCTACCCACAAAATTCGATAATACCTACAGCTACGCCCTAGGATATGGCGCAGGAGTTCTTACGTATAACCGCTGCAACGGCTACCTCACTGTCATCGAATCACTGATTAATATTGTAGATAAATGGCGGCTACGCGCTATGCCTATTGTAAAAATGTTCACAACAAAGAAAAAGTCGGATGGAACTATAAAACCTCTGATAAAGAAGAGTTTAATTGATATTAGCAGTCCTGCTTTTATTAAGTTTAAACTCTATAGAAAAATATGGGCTCTAGAAGATTCTTATCGTTTTTTAGGACCATTACAAATTGACACCCCGCCCAACTCTCATTCCGATCATTTCCCTCCTCTTACTCTCCTCCTCAATCATAATGAATGGCAAAAAAGGTGTTCTATATGTATGGAAATTCCTGACTGCGATTATTAA
- a CDS encoding alpha/beta hydrolase — translation MSTTCHKHEHRHVITFNILNNITTFGVLHIPAQVSPPYPLVITLHGLASSKIGSKRTHVHLAEKLSECGIAVLRVDFPGHGDAEGDPYDFSFNDYILSANEIISHGYGLNHIDTKNIAVFGSSLGATLSLLNMSSLHYVKSLAVWAPTIQGAVWLQEAIHLPNNLISHSPSSEDIFYGGMRINKTFCSQFIEMDVTKEIPKFSDSLSILYMQGQEDTVVSLHHQEIFSEAIKNKPNPYELRVYPHTGHHIPQSCSMLSELVQWLKHQLIP, via the coding sequence ATGAGCACTACATGCCATAAACATGAACATCGTCATGTAATTACATTTAACATCCTCAATAACATTACAACTTTTGGTGTTCTCCATATACCTGCACAGGTTTCTCCTCCCTATCCTTTGGTCATTACCCTTCACGGATTAGCCTCAAGTAAAATAGGTTCTAAACGCACTCACGTACACCTTGCTGAAAAATTGTCAGAATGTGGGATTGCGGTTTTACGCGTTGATTTTCCGGGACATGGGGATGCAGAAGGCGATCCCTATGACTTCTCGTTCAACGACTATATCTTAAGTGCAAATGAAATTATTTCTCACGGCTACGGCTTAAACCATATCGATACAAAAAATATAGCTGTTTTTGGTTCTTCATTGGGAGCTACTTTATCTCTCTTAAATATGTCTAGCCTACACTATGTAAAAAGCCTCGCAGTGTGGGCCCCGACCATTCAAGGGGCTGTATGGCTACAAGAAGCTATTCATCTTCCCAATAACCTGATTTCACATTCTCCATCCTCAGAAGATATTTTTTATGGAGGTATGCGCATCAATAAAACGTTCTGTTCGCAATTCATTGAAATGGACGTAACTAAGGAAATCCCGAAATTTTCTGATTCCCTATCTATCCTCTACATGCAAGGACAAGAGGATACTGTCGTATCCTTACATCACCAGGAAATCTTTTCTGAGGCTATCAAGAACAAACCCAATCCTTATGAGCTACGCGTCTATCCCCATACTGGTCACCATATTCCTCAGTCTTGCTCTATGTTATCAGAACTTGTACAATGGCTAAAACATCAACTTATTCCCTAG
- a CDS encoding ABC transporter ATP-binding protein, with the protein MPDTLLNIRNLTIASNNPRRLLIDNLSLSIKKRHSLALVGENGSGKTTITKAILGFLPDNCEILEGDIFFENTNLKTLSYKKFQKIRGKKIATVLQNAIGSLTPSMRIGAQIVETLRQHNPITKQEAYAKALELLSSVCIPNPERCFHLYPFELSGGMRQRTVIAISLASSPELILADEPTTALDSVSQAQVLRILRKVHKEHHTAMLLVTHNLALVTELCDDIAIIKDGQLVETGSVKEIFSSPQHPYTKRLLKAVSKIPLTASSSPILKAKLENLRNTDTLQTTYD; encoded by the coding sequence ATGCCTGATACCTTACTCAACATACGAAATCTTACGATAGCATCAAACAATCCACGTAGATTGCTCATAGATAATCTCAGCCTTTCAATAAAAAAACGGCATAGCCTAGCGTTAGTTGGTGAAAATGGATCAGGGAAGACAACAATTACTAAAGCGATTTTGGGTTTCCTTCCAGATAATTGTGAAATCTTAGAAGGAGACATCTTCTTTGAAAATACAAATTTAAAAACCCTGTCCTATAAAAAATTCCAAAAGATCCGAGGAAAGAAAATAGCGACAGTATTGCAAAATGCTATTGGATCTCTGACGCCATCTATGCGTATAGGAGCTCAAATTGTAGAAACCTTACGACAACACAATCCCATAACAAAACAAGAAGCTTATGCAAAAGCTTTAGAATTACTCTCAAGCGTATGCATCCCGAATCCCGAACGCTGTTTTCACCTTTATCCTTTTGAATTAAGTGGGGGGATGCGGCAACGTACCGTAATCGCTATATCTCTAGCGAGCTCTCCAGAGCTTATTCTTGCTGATGAGCCAACAACAGCTCTAGATTCTGTGTCTCAGGCTCAGGTATTGCGTATATTGCGTAAAGTGCATAAAGAACATCATACCGCGATGTTGTTAGTGACGCATAATCTCGCTTTAGTCACAGAACTTTGTGATGATATCGCAATTATTAAAGATGGCCAACTTGTAGAAACAGGCAGTGTAAAAGAGATCTTTTCTTCTCCACAACACCCCTATACAAAACGTCTTCTGAAAGCTGTATCAAAAATTCCTCTAACCGCTAGCTCTTCGCCCATTTTAAAAGCGAAGCTCGAAAATTTAAGAAATACAGATACTTTGCAGACAACATATGACTAA
- a CDS encoding diphosphate--fructose-6-phosphate 1-phosphotransferase gives MELLSVNKSYFELQRLHYRPETLSFLHGITSLHIVDSASTASPHVPKDLQEHIPHLCNIPEVTIEKGKATPSQPLKIGVLLSGGQAPGGHNVVIGLFEGLRAFNPKTKLFGFIQGPLGLTRGLYKDLDISVIYDYYNVGGFDMLSSSKEKIKTKEQKSTILTTVKKLKLDGLLIIGGNDSNTDTAMLAEYFLKNNCHIPIIGVPKTIDGDLKNFWIETPLGFHTSCRIYSEMIGNLEKDTLSIKKYHHFVRLMGQKASYTTLECGLQTLPNITLISEHLAMRKISLQKLSEHLAMGLVNRYRSGKNYSTILIPEGLLEHIFNTKKLINELNVLLLDNTLNFDNVYKQLSPESLKTFSALPTEIAQQLLIARDSYGNVRVSKIATEELLAALIKKEIQKIEPNMEFQPVNHFFGYESRAGFPSNFDANYGLALGIVSALFLVRQRTGYMVTINNLALPYNEWSGGATPLYKMMQLEQRLGEEIPVIKTDSVNPNAPEVQYLLNQSDTCLMEDLYSFPGPLQYFGEERLIDQRPLTLSWGNKK, from the coding sequence GTGGAGCTTCTCTCTGTAAATAAAAGTTACTTTGAATTGCAGCGTTTGCACTACCGTCCGGAAACCTTAAGCTTTCTACATGGTATCACGTCTTTGCATATTGTCGACTCTGCCTCTACAGCATCTCCTCATGTTCCTAAAGATCTTCAAGAGCATATTCCTCATTTGTGCAACATCCCTGAAGTCACTATTGAAAAGGGAAAGGCAACACCTTCTCAACCTTTGAAGATTGGTGTATTACTTTCTGGGGGTCAGGCTCCCGGAGGCCATAACGTGGTTATAGGGCTATTCGAAGGACTGCGCGCCTTTAACCCGAAAACAAAACTTTTTGGGTTTATTCAAGGCCCTTTAGGATTAACACGTGGTTTATATAAAGATCTCGATATCTCTGTAATTTATGACTATTACAATGTCGGAGGTTTTGACATGCTCTCTTCCAGTAAAGAGAAAATCAAAACCAAAGAACAAAAAAGCACAATTCTTACTACGGTAAAAAAGCTCAAGCTTGATGGTTTACTGATTATAGGAGGGAATGATTCGAATACGGATACAGCAATGCTCGCCGAGTATTTCCTCAAGAACAACTGCCATATCCCCATTATCGGGGTGCCAAAAACTATTGATGGAGATCTAAAAAACTTCTGGATTGAGACTCCTTTAGGATTTCATACTTCCTGTCGTATTTATTCAGAAATGATCGGAAATTTAGAGAAGGACACTCTATCTATAAAAAAGTACCATCATTTTGTCCGTCTTATGGGACAAAAAGCTTCCTATACAACTTTAGAATGTGGTCTACAGACCTTACCGAATATTACCCTCATTAGCGAACATCTCGCTATGAGAAAGATTTCCCTACAAAAGCTTAGTGAACATCTCGCTATGGGCTTAGTAAATCGTTACAGATCTGGGAAAAATTACAGCACGATACTCATTCCTGAAGGGTTGCTTGAACACATATTCAATACAAAGAAACTCATCAATGAACTCAATGTGTTACTTTTAGACAACACCCTAAACTTTGATAATGTGTATAAGCAACTTTCTCCAGAGTCTTTAAAGACATTTTCTGCTCTACCTACAGAAATTGCTCAGCAGCTACTGATCGCTAGGGATTCTTATGGGAATGTACGGGTCTCTAAAATTGCTACAGAGGAACTCTTAGCTGCTCTAATAAAAAAAGAAATCCAAAAAATAGAACCCAATATGGAATTCCAACCTGTGAATCACTTTTTTGGCTATGAATCGCGTGCGGGATTCCCTTCAAATTTCGATGCTAATTACGGACTAGCCTTAGGCATTGTTTCTGCTCTTTTCCTTGTCAGACAACGGACAGGGTATATGGTGACTATCAATAACCTAGCTCTCCCTTATAACGAATGGAGTGGCGGGGCTACTCCTTTATATAAAATGATGCAACTAGAACAACGCTTAGGTGAAGAAATACCTGTAATTAAAACAGATTCTGTAAATCCAAATGCTCCAGAAGTTCAATACCTTTTAAATCAAAGTGATACGTGCTTGATGGAAGATTTGTATTCTTTTCCTGGGCCATTACAATATTTTGGTGAAGAGCGCCTCATAGATCAACGGCCACTAACATTGTCATGGGGAAACAAAAAGTAG
- a CDS encoding ABC transporter ATP-binding protein, whose translation MTNLITIKNLSISIRKQVILNDINLELKKGECLTVVGASGSGKSSLALAILGLMRPNHGTITFHVDPKTPKAKTVQIVWQDIHSSLNPTMSVEDLILEPLHIIGTYSKEQQKEKILSVLRLVNLPLSVLRLKPYKLSGGQKQRVAIAKALVCEPDLLICDEPISALDTLNQSLILELFQTIKQQCESTLLFITHDMSAAYYIADTIAVMDKGSLVEYAPREKIFMDPKHKKTQELLDAIPVFSLEDTECHHSDTAHEKVLI comes from the coding sequence ATGACTAACTTAATTACCATAAAAAACCTATCCATTTCCATTAGGAAGCAGGTCATTCTCAATGACATTAACCTAGAACTCAAAAAAGGAGAATGTCTAACCGTTGTCGGTGCAAGTGGTTCAGGAAAGTCTTCTCTAGCTTTGGCAATTTTAGGATTAATGCGGCCGAATCACGGGACGATTACCTTTCATGTTGACCCGAAAACGCCCAAGGCAAAAACAGTACAAATTGTCTGGCAAGACATACACTCGAGCTTAAATCCTACAATGAGTGTCGAAGACCTTATTTTAGAACCTCTCCATATCATAGGAACCTACTCTAAAGAACAACAAAAAGAAAAAATCCTAAGCGTCTTACGTCTCGTTAACTTACCTTTATCAGTATTACGATTAAAACCTTATAAGCTTAGCGGAGGCCAAAAACAACGCGTGGCAATTGCAAAAGCTTTAGTTTGTGAGCCTGATCTCCTTATTTGCGACGAGCCAATCTCCGCTCTAGACACCCTAAATCAATCACTAATCTTAGAACTTTTCCAAACAATAAAACAGCAATGTGAAAGCACGCTTCTATTCATTACCCATGACATGTCAGCAGCATACTATATTGCAGATACCATTGCTGTTATGGATAAAGGATCTCTTGTAGAATACGCACCTAGAGAAAAAATTTTCATGGATCCTAAACATAAAAAAACCCAAGAACTTCTGGATGCTATCCCCGTATTTTCTCTAGAAGATACCGAATGTCACCACAGCGATACAGCTCATGAGAAAGTACTCATTTAA
- a CDS encoding ABC transporter permease — MDIPSKSSQLTLWQRMKGNTMFMVGASLLATLIIGAVLLPWIYPNYEQTSLEHTLQQPGRMFPFGTDSLGRCMLARTVQGLRLSLLIAVTATLIDVFVGLFWSTVALSSGKKVAFLMMRITEILFSIPRIPVIILLLVIFDHGILPLILAMTLTGWIPIARIIYGQFLLLENKEFVLSAKTMNASTFHILRKHLLPNTLTPIISTLIFTIPGAIYTEAFISFLGLGIQPPQASLGTLVKEGINAIDYYPWLFFFPSFFMITLSISFNLIGEGAKALFIEENSHA, encoded by the coding sequence ATGGACATTCCTTCAAAATCTTCTCAACTCACTCTATGGCAACGTATGAAAGGAAATACCATGTTTATGGTAGGAGCTTCATTGCTAGCAACCTTAATCATAGGAGCAGTTCTTCTTCCATGGATTTACCCTAATTACGAACAGACATCTCTAGAACACACCCTACAACAACCGGGAAGAATGTTTCCTTTTGGAACTGATTCTCTAGGGCGTTGCATGCTAGCAAGAACGGTTCAAGGTTTGCGCCTGTCCCTTCTTATTGCGGTTACGGCCACCCTGATCGATGTCTTCGTAGGACTATTTTGGTCTACAGTAGCCTTATCCTCGGGGAAAAAAGTTGCTTTCCTCATGATGCGCATTACAGAAATCTTATTTTCGATTCCTAGAATCCCAGTCATTATTCTTCTTCTTGTGATTTTTGATCACGGAATCCTTCCTTTGATTCTTGCTATGACACTGACGGGGTGGATACCCATAGCACGAATTATATACGGACAATTTTTATTATTAGAAAATAAGGAATTTGTGCTTTCCGCGAAGACGATGAACGCCTCTACATTTCATATTCTCAGGAAACACTTACTTCCTAATACGCTAACCCCTATCATCTCCACATTAATCTTTACTATTCCTGGAGCTATTTATACAGAAGCGTTTATTAGTTTTTTAGGCTTAGGTATCCAACCTCCTCAAGCTAGCCTAGGCACATTAGTAAAAGAAGGTATCAACGCTATTGACTACTACCCATGGCTATTTTTCTTCCCCTCATTTTTCATGATTACGCTCTCGATAAGCTTTAACCTCATCGGAGAAGGAGCAAAAGCACTATTCATCGAGGAAAATTCCCATGCCTGA
- a CDS encoding anion permease produces MKKQKRFLSLLFLTFVLLGIWFCPHPEAINPNAWHLFAVFTTTILGIILQPVPMGAIVIIGISTLLLTQTLTLEQGLSGFHDPIAWLVFLSFSIAKGIIKTGLGERVAYFFVSILGKNPLGLSYGLVITDFLLAPAIPSVTARSGGILYPVVMGLSESFGSSAEKGTESLIGSFLIKVAYQSSVITSAMFLTAMAGNPLLAALASNAGIALTWATWAKAAVIPGLLSLVLMPIVLYKLHPPTITSCEEAIRTAKLRLKEMGPLKKGEKIILMIFILLVVLWTFGDLLRISATTAALIGLSLLVLTNILDWHKDVMANTTAWETFIWFGALIMMASFLNQLGFIPLIGDSVASAVTGLSWKIGFPILALMYFYSHYLFASNTAHIGAMFPVFLAVSIALGTNPIFACLVLAFSSNLFGGLTHYGSGPAPLYFGSQLVSIKDWWQSGFVLSIVNIAIWVGIGSLWWKILGLI; encoded by the coding sequence GTGAAAAAACAAAAACGGTTCCTGTCTCTTTTATTTCTCACATTCGTACTCTTAGGCATATGGTTTTGTCCTCATCCTGAAGCAATAAACCCCAACGCTTGGCATCTATTTGCTGTATTCACAACGACAATTCTAGGTATTATCCTGCAGCCCGTACCTATGGGAGCCATAGTCATTATCGGGATTTCTACACTGCTACTTACTCAAACATTAACTCTAGAACAAGGTCTTTCAGGATTTCATGATCCTATAGCCTGGCTGGTCTTTCTATCATTTTCCATAGCAAAAGGCATTATTAAAACAGGTCTCGGAGAACGCGTTGCTTACTTTTTTGTCAGCATCTTAGGGAAAAACCCTCTGGGATTAAGCTACGGGTTGGTAATTACTGATTTTCTCTTAGCGCCTGCGATTCCTAGTGTTACAGCACGATCCGGGGGGATTCTCTATCCGGTAGTTATGGGACTATCAGAATCTTTCGGCAGCTCTGCAGAAAAAGGAACAGAAAGCCTGATTGGCTCCTTCCTCATTAAAGTCGCCTATCAAAGCTCTGTAATTACCAGCGCCATGTTTCTGACTGCTATGGCTGGTAACCCCTTATTAGCAGCTTTAGCAAGTAATGCAGGCATAGCTCTTACCTGGGCAACATGGGCAAAGGCAGCAGTAATCCCCGGATTACTGAGTTTAGTACTTATGCCTATAGTCCTCTATAAGCTGCACCCACCGACAATTACATCTTGTGAGGAAGCCATCCGCACAGCAAAATTACGTCTTAAAGAAATGGGCCCCTTGAAAAAAGGCGAAAAGATCATCTTGATGATTTTTATTTTGCTTGTTGTTCTATGGACATTCGGAGACCTACTAAGAATATCAGCGACCACAGCAGCATTAATTGGTCTATCCCTGCTTGTCCTGACAAATATTTTAGATTGGCATAAAGATGTCATGGCTAATACAACTGCCTGGGAAACATTTATTTGGTTCGGTGCTCTTATTATGATGGCGTCGTTTCTCAATCAATTAGGTTTCATTCCTCTAATTGGAGATAGCGTAGCCTCAGCGGTTACAGGACTATCGTGGAAAATAGGCTTCCCTATCCTCGCCCTGATGTACTTTTACTCACATTACCTATTTGCAAGTAACACAGCGCACATCGGTGCCATGTTCCCTGTATTTCTCGCTGTTTCCATAGCCTTAGGGACCAACCCCATTTTCGCCTGTTTAGTACTAGCCTTTTCCAGTAACCTGTTTGGAGGACTCACTCACTATGGTTCGGGACCGGCACCCCTATACTTTGGTTCGCAACTCGTTTCTATTAAGGATTGGTGGCAATCTGGTTTTGTTCTAAGTATTGTCAATATTGCCATTTGGGTAGGTATCGGCAGCCTATGGTGGAAAATTCTCGGTCTTATCTAA
- a CDS encoding ABC transporter permease, with the protein MFRYIKKRLVFNLLSLWIILTLTFLVMKTIPGDPFNDESSNTLSQETLQILKSRYGLNKPLYQQYIHYLKSLVTLDFGNSLVYKDRSVTSIIATAFPASAILGLESLLLSISGGISLGTLAALRKKKQGRYILLSSILQISIPAFVLATMLQYIFAVKIPIFPIACWGNFSHTILPSLALAIAPMAFITQLTFSSVSSVLNKDYVLLAYAKGLSPIKVILKHILPYAVFPTISYAAFLVTTVMTGTFAIENIFCIPGLGKWFVCSIKQRDYPVTLGLSVFYGAFFMLASLLSDLIQAMIDPQLRYSYKEADKEVSFSQESEHL; encoded by the coding sequence ATGTTCCGTTATATAAAGAAACGCCTGGTATTTAACTTGCTTTCTTTATGGATTATCCTAACCCTAACTTTCCTCGTCATGAAAACCATTCCTGGCGATCCATTTAATGATGAAAGTAGCAACACCTTATCACAAGAAACTCTACAGATCCTTAAGTCTCGCTACGGATTAAATAAACCCCTATATCAGCAATACATTCATTATCTCAAATCTTTAGTCACGTTAGATTTTGGAAACTCCCTTGTTTACAAAGATCGCAGCGTAACAAGCATTATCGCGACAGCATTTCCAGCATCAGCAATTTTAGGACTTGAAAGTCTCCTACTTTCGATTTCCGGAGGCATATCCCTAGGAACTCTGGCAGCATTAAGAAAGAAAAAACAAGGGCGCTATATCCTTCTTTCTTCCATTTTACAAATTTCCATTCCAGCTTTTGTCTTAGCCACAATGCTGCAGTATATTTTTGCAGTAAAAATCCCTATTTTCCCCATAGCTTGCTGGGGGAATTTCTCCCACACGATTTTGCCCTCCCTTGCTTTAGCCATAGCGCCGATGGCCTTCATCACACAATTAACTTTCTCATCAGTATCTTCAGTCTTAAATAAAGACTATGTGTTGCTCGCCTATGCTAAAGGACTCTCTCCAATAAAAGTTATACTTAAACACATTCTTCCCTACGCAGTGTTTCCCACGATTTCCTACGCTGCATTTCTTGTGACTACAGTTATGACAGGAACATTCGCTATAGAGAATATTTTCTGCATACCCGGTTTAGGAAAATGGTTCGTCTGTAGTATTAAACAACGCGATTATCCAGTAACTCTAGGATTATCGGTATTTTATGGCGCTTTCTTTATGTTAGCTTCCCTACTTTCAGATCTCATACAAGCAATGATAGATCCCCAGCTGCGCTATTCCTATAAGGAAGCTGATAAAGAAGTGAGTTTTTCTCAAGAAAGTGAACATCTCTAA
- a CDS encoding DUF1186 domain-containing protein codes for MTMEISHILEDLAYDEGILPREAIEAAIVKHAQITPYLLQILEDATERVPELINDGSYQGHLYAMYLLAQFRETRALPLIIKLFSYSDDTPHAIAGDVLTEDLSRILASVCDDESLIKELIESPGINPYVKAAGISSLVHLVGIKKISREATIRYFGELLNYRLEKSRSFAWDSLIAAICALYPGELFYPISKAFNAGLVDITFISMEDVINIINEETIESCLQELLSSPELINDTLEEMEKWLEDFPIEP; via the coding sequence TTGACGATGGAAATTTCTCATATCTTGGAAGACCTCGCTTACGACGAAGGGATACTTCCCAGAGAAGCTATAGAAGCTGCGATCGTCAAACATGCACAAATCACTCCCTACCTACTTCAGATTCTTGAAGACGCTACAGAACGCGTCCCGGAATTAATCAATGACGGTAGTTATCAAGGGCATCTGTATGCCATGTATTTGCTAGCACAGTTTCGAGAAACTCGAGCTCTTCCATTAATTATTAAGCTCTTTTCTTACTCCGATGATACACCTCATGCAATTGCTGGTGACGTTCTTACTGAAGACCTCTCAAGAATCCTGGCAAGCGTATGTGACGATGAATCTTTAATTAAAGAGCTTATAGAATCCCCAGGCATTAATCCTTATGTAAAAGCCGCAGGAATTTCTAGTCTTGTACATCTTGTAGGAATAAAAAAAATCTCTAGAGAGGCAACTATCCGTTATTTTGGAGAACTGCTAAACTATAGATTAGAAAAAAGTCGTTCTTTTGCTTGGGATAGTCTCATTGCTGCTATATGTGCTTTGTATCCCGGAGAATTATTCTACCCGATTAGCAAAGCTTTTAATGCCGGTCTTGTAGATATAACTTTCATAAGCATGGAAGATGTAATAAATATCATAAATGAAGAAACTATTGAGTCCTGTCTTCAGGAACTTTTGTCCTCACCAGAACTCATTAACGACACCCTAGAAGAAATGGAAAAATGGCTCGAAGATTTTCCTATAGAGCCTTAA